The following proteins are encoded in a genomic region of Debaryomyces hansenii CBS767 chromosome G complete sequence:
- a CDS encoding DEHA2G03388p (no similarity), which produces MQPVQDKMVASKLFKFNYSTGIHPLFLLILVFLSGNFIYVSTSTKQRFNVEKSLFQLTQSNAFKSIVKCSDKSDGIQCFRQYRNELSGESRNGMSTVSFTQLERSVKFF; this is translated from the coding sequence ATGCAACCAGTCCAAGATAAGATGGTTGCTTCGAAactatttaaatttaattattcTACTGGCATTCATCCTTTGTTCTTGttaattttggtatttctctctggaaattttatttatgtATCAACATCCACCAAACAACGCTTCAATGTCGAGAAGTCATTATTCCAATTAACACAGTCAAATGCttttaaatcaattgtCAAATGTAGTGATAAATCGGATGGTATACAATGTTTTAGACAATACCGCAATGAATTGAGTGGAGAGTCAAGAAATGGAATGAGTACAGTTTCATTTACTCAATTGGAAAGGTCcgttaaatttttttga
- a CDS encoding DEHA2G03366p (no similarity), which yields MVSDNANDLAVLLNIQTCYHHADILDRAVDFNNSSTGASWFVITGVIISLFIQVFIAIHSIATFIFRNRDFEHLGRNIRYLGDNFEILNEKQVELYSTVSSLIGTIKSETRNLHGRLNRGGDVRREIETISENLEKTIIDFSQLKGYLYSSCGPTAAILPPAPIENSAYYKKSSQERKVQGTYKNDENSKTDKTNGQKSTEEINNSHSKLPTLVANSKVDSSIAIGSIRNENTDPNSSNFSKSFDISTTEGREKWKKYIREQLVKPKFTQPSTVPCNGNGNVLKQIDPCNGNGNSVLKQIDINHLLNENDSKVLNIRYQDVLKRDQNNNKFRRIFILGRGWVSSKKLEQEETKFGPSSFIKLEDTEV from the coding sequence ATGGTATCTGATAATGCTAATGATTTGGCCGTGTTGTTGAATATTCAAACTTGTTACCATCATGCTGATATTTTAGATAGAGCAGttgatttcaacaattcATCAACTGGAGCTAGCTGGTTTGTAATAACCGGCGTCATTATTAGTCTATTTATTCAAGTGTTTATTGCTATTCATTCGATCGCCACTTTTATTTTTAGAAATAGAGATTTTGAGCATCTTGGAAGAAATATTCGATACCTAGGAGATAACTTTGAGattttaaatgaaaaacAAGTGGAACTTTATAGTACGGTTTCCTCGTTAATTGGCACCATTAAATCTGAGACCAGAAATCTACATGGCAGACTTAATCGTGGAGGAGACGTTCGAAGAGAAATCGAAACCATTTCTGAGAATCTTGAAAAAACTATTATCGACTTCTCCCAATTGAAAGGTTACCTATACTCAAGCTGTGGTCCCACTGCTGCAATTTTGCCTCCAGCTCCGATTGAAAATTCAGCATATTACAAAAAACTGTctcaagaaagaaaagttCAAGGTACCtataaaaatgatgaaaactCTAAGACTGATAAAACAAATGGGCAAAAATCAACAGAAGAGATCAATAATTCTCACTCTAAACTTCCTACTTTAGTAGCTAATTCTAAAGTAGATTCAAGTATTGCTATTGGTTCTATTCGAAATGAAAACACTGATCCAAATAGTTCCAACTTTAgtaaatcatttgatatttcTACCACTGAAGGAAGggaaaaatggaaaaaatatattagagAACAATTGGTCAAACCCAAGTTTACACAGCCCTCAACAGTTCCTTGTAATGGCAATGGCAATGTTTTGAAACAAATCGATCCTTGTAATGGCAATGGCAATTCTGTTTTAAAgcaaattgatattaacCATCTtcttaatgaaaatgattctaAAGTGCTTAATATAAGGTACCAGGATGTATTAAAGAGagatcaaaataataataaatttagaCGTATCTTTATTCTTGGTAGAGGGTGGGTATCATCCAAGAAGTTGGAGCAAGAAGAAACGAAATTTGGACCTTCAAGTTTTATTAAGCTTGAAGACACTGAAGTTTGA